One segment of Cynocephalus volans isolate mCynVol1 chromosome 8, mCynVol1.pri, whole genome shotgun sequence DNA contains the following:
- the MRTO4 gene encoding mRNA turnover protein 4 homolog isoform X1 — protein sequence MPKSKRDKKVSLTKTAKKGLELKQNLIEELRKCVDTYKYLFIFSVANMRNSKLKDIRNAWKHSRMFFGKNKVMMVALGRSPSDEYKDNLHQVSKKLRGEVGLLFTNRTKEEVNEWFTKYTEMDFARAGNKATLTVSLDPGPLEQFPHSMEPQLRQLGLPTALKRGVVTLLSDYEVCKEGDVLTPEQARVLKLFGYEMAEFKVTIKYMWDAQSGRFQQMGDDLPESAPESAEESEDDDDD from the exons tttccttaaCCAAAACTGCCAAGAAAGGCTTGGAACTAAAACAGAACTTGATAGAAGAG CTTCGGAAATGTGTGGACACATACAAGTACCTTTTCATCTTCTCTGTGGCCAACATGAGGAACAGCAAGCTGAAGGACATCCGGAACGCCTGGAAGCACAGCCG GATGTTCTTTGGCAAAAACAAAGTGATGATGGTAGCCTTGGGTCGAAGCCCATCTGATGAGTATAAAGACAACCTGCACCAG GTCAGCAAGAAGCTGAGGGGTGAAGTTGGTCTCCTTTTCACCAACCGCACTAAGGAAGAGGTGAATGA GTGGTTCACCAAATATACAGAAATGGACTTCGCCCGAGCTGGTAACAAAGCAACTTTGACAGTGAGCCTGGATCCAGGGCCCCTGGAGCAGTTTCCCCACTCCATGGAGCCACAGCTGAGGCAGCTGGGCCTGCCCACTGCCCTCAAGAGAG GTGTGGTGACCCTGTTGTCTGACTACGAGGTGTGCAAGGAGGGCGACGTGCTGACCCCAGAGCAGGCCCGTGTCCTG aagctttttgggtATGAGATGGCTGAGTTCAAGGTGACCATCAAATACATGTGGGATGCACAGTCGGGAAGGTTCCAACAGATGGGAGATGACTTGCCAGAGAGCGCGCCTGAGTCGGCGGAAGAATCAGAGGATGACGACGACGACTGA
- the LOC134385254 gene encoding coiled-coil domain-containing protein 90B, mitochondrial-like — protein MHWFRTWKFMAQQDITVQQLMTHLDSIKEDVVILEKGEFANLRAENEKMKIELDQTKQQLMHETSRIRANNELDINLERSRVTDVFTDEEKQLMEATTEFTKKEKKKKNVISQTSNGIDTEIASLKTLMESNKLETIHYLAASVFTYMAIALGIYRIWK, from the exons ATGCATTGGTTCAGGACTTGGAAATTCATGG CTCAACAGGATATAACAGTACAACAGCTAATGACTCATTTGGACTCCATCAAGGAAGATGTGGTGATCCTAGAGAAAGGTGAATTTGCAAATCTGAGAgcagagaatgagaaaatgaaaattgaattAGACCAAACTAAGCAACAACTAATGCATGAAACTAGTCGAATCAGAGCAAATAATGAACTGGACATCAACCTAGAAAGGAGCAGAGTAACAGATgtgtttacagatgaagaaaagcaACTTATGGAAGCCACCACAGAATTTACCAAAAAAG aaaaaaaaaaaaaaaatgttatttcacaGACCAGTAATGGAATTGACACTGAAATTGCTTCCTTAAA AACACTAATGGAGTCTAACAAACTTGAGACAATTCATTATCTTGCAGCCTCAGTGTTTACTTACATGGCAATAGCACTGGGAATTTACAGAATCTGGAAGTAG
- the MRTO4 gene encoding mRNA turnover protein 4 homolog isoform X2: MRNSKLKDIRNAWKHSRMFFGKNKVMMVALGRSPSDEYKDNLHQVSKKLRGEVGLLFTNRTKEEVNEWFTKYTEMDFARAGNKATLTVSLDPGPLEQFPHSMEPQLRQLGLPTALKRGVVTLLSDYEVCKEGDVLTPEQARVLKLFGYEMAEFKVTIKYMWDAQSGRFQQMGDDLPESAPESAEESEDDDDD; encoded by the exons ATGAGGAACAGCAAGCTGAAGGACATCCGGAACGCCTGGAAGCACAGCCG GATGTTCTTTGGCAAAAACAAAGTGATGATGGTAGCCTTGGGTCGAAGCCCATCTGATGAGTATAAAGACAACCTGCACCAG GTCAGCAAGAAGCTGAGGGGTGAAGTTGGTCTCCTTTTCACCAACCGCACTAAGGAAGAGGTGAATGA GTGGTTCACCAAATATACAGAAATGGACTTCGCCCGAGCTGGTAACAAAGCAACTTTGACAGTGAGCCTGGATCCAGGGCCCCTGGAGCAGTTTCCCCACTCCATGGAGCCACAGCTGAGGCAGCTGGGCCTGCCCACTGCCCTCAAGAGAG GTGTGGTGACCCTGTTGTCTGACTACGAGGTGTGCAAGGAGGGCGACGTGCTGACCCCAGAGCAGGCCCGTGTCCTG aagctttttgggtATGAGATGGCTGAGTTCAAGGTGACCATCAAATACATGTGGGATGCACAGTCGGGAAGGTTCCAACAGATGGGAGATGACTTGCCAGAGAGCGCGCCTGAGTCGGCGGAAGAATCAGAGGATGACGACGACGACTGA
- the LOC134383613 gene encoding aflatoxin B1 aldehyde reductase member 2, protein MLSAVARAVVRCARCSRPQGARSLAMARPPPPRSASGALVRPATVLGTMEMGRRMDAPASAAAVRIFLERGYTELDTAFLYSDGQSESILGGLGLGLGGGDRRVKIATKANPWDGRSLKLDSLRTQLETSLKRLQCPQVDLFYLHAPDHSTPVEETLHACHQLHQEGKFVELGLSNYAAWEVAEICALCKSNGWILPTVYQGMYNATTRQVETELLPCLRHFGLRFYAYNPLAGGLLTGKYKYEDKDGKQPIGRFFGNSWAETYRNRFWKEHHFKAIALVEKALQATYGSGAPSMTVAALRWMYHHSQLQAAHGDAVILGMSSVEQLEQNLAAAEEGPLEPAVVEAFHQAWHLVAHECANYFR, encoded by the exons ATGCTGAGCGCCGTGGCCCGCGCAGTCGTCCGCTGCGCGCGTTGTTCCCGGCCGCAGGGAGCTCGCTCGCTTGCCATGGCCCGGCCTCCGCCGCCACGGTCCGCCTCGGGCGCCCTGGTCCGGCCCGCCACGGTGCTCGGCACCATGGAGATGGGGCGCCGCATGGACGCGCCCGCCAGCGCCGCGGCCGTGCGCATCTTCCTGGAGCGCGGCTACACCGAGCTGGACACGGCCTTCTTGTACAGCGACGGCCAGTCCGAGAGCATCCTGGGCGGCCTGGGGCTCGGGCTGGGCGGCGGCGACCGCAGAG TGAAAATTGCCACGAAGGCCAACCCTTGGGATGGAAGATCACTGAAGCTTGACAGTCTCCGGACCCAGCTGGAGACATCATTGAAGAGGCTCCAGTGTCCCCAAGTAGACCTCTTCTACCTACATGCTCCTGACCACAGCACCCCAGTGGAAGAGACGCTGCACGCCTGCCACCAGCTGCACCAGGAG GGCAAGTTTGTGGAGCTTGGGCTCTCCAACTATGCTGCCTGGGAGGTGGCCGAGATCTGTGCCCTCTGCAAGAGCAATGGCTGGATTCTGCCAACTGTGTACCAG GGCATGTACAACGCCACCACTCGGCAGGTGGAGACTGAGCTGTTGCCCTGCCTCAGGCACTTTGGATTGAGGTTCTACGCCTACAACCCTTTGGCTG GAGGCCTGCTGACCGGCAAGTACAAGTATGAGGACAAGGATGGGAAACAACCTATTGGCCGCTTCTTTGGGAATAGCTGGGCTGAGACCTACAGGAACCG CTTCTGGAAGGAGCACCACTTCAAGGCCATTGCCCTGGTGGAGAAGGCCCTGCAGGCCACTTATGGCTCCGGCGCCCCCAGCATGACCGTGGCCGCCCTCCGGTGGATGTACCACCACTCCCAGCTGCAG GCTGCCCACGGGGACGCAGTCATCCTGGGCATGTCCAGCGTGGAGCAGCTGGAGCAGAACTTGGCAGCCGCTGAAGAAGGGCCCCTGGAGCCGGCTGTCGTGGAGGCCTTTCACCAAGCCTGGCACCTGGTTGCCCACGAGTGTGCCAACTACTTCCGCTAG